In Primulina huaijiensis isolate GDHJ02 chromosome 16, ASM1229523v2, whole genome shotgun sequence, a single genomic region encodes these proteins:
- the LOC140960703 gene encoding uncharacterized protein → MEGAWAELNYYVVEFLCKPAIMETFVDIIVCVVPIWAAVMIGLLIGWSWRPRWTGLVFLGFRSKFRVLWTVPLGIGARRFWFAFTALSAFSVCRGLWFSFQGRSRKMPDQEPASSALETSVATQVQAGDDVAGDGIGIVNGTPDRELSSVTEKDLEHLLHLLNGKDGEMVWQSMMERSTSNLTYQAWRHEPEVGPIVYRSKTIFEDATPELVRDFFWDDEFRPKWDPMLVYVKILEECHDTGMMIVHWIKKFPFFCSDREYIIGRRIWESGKSNYCVTKGLPHPDLPKRDKPRRVDLYFSSWVIKPVESRKLDGHLSACEVTLIHCEDMGIPKDVAKLGVRHGMWGTVKKLHAGFRAYQNARKFDTSLSRCALMARITIKTSCDEGTDPVEQASDGEGKNEVVIMQTPKDSPGIDWKWVAIGGTVALICGLRTGLIGRALLVGAGRRIARRQANPR, encoded by the exons ATTATTATGTGGTGGAGTTCCTCTGCAAGCCAGCGATTATGGAAACATTCGTCGACATAATAGTTTGTGTGGTTCCGATTTGGGCGGCGGTGATGATCGGGCTGCTGATCGGTTGGTCATGGAGGCCGAGGTGGACAGGGTTGGTTTTTCTGGGGTTCCGGTCCAAGTTCCGGGTTTTATGGACTGTCCCCCTGGGTATTGGAGCCCGGCGGTTCTGGTTTGCCTTCACGGCTCTGTCGGCCTTTTCCGTTTGCCGTGGGCTTTGGTTCAGCTTCCAAGGGAGGAGCCGCAAGATGCCAGATCAGGAACCTGCATCTTCGGCTTTGGAGACGTCGGTGGCGACTCAGGTGCAGGCTGGGGATGATGTAGCTGGTGATGGTATCGG GATTGTCAACGGAACTCCAGATCGAGAATTAAGTAGTGTCACCGAAAAAGATTTGGAGCACCTGTTGCATCTTCTCAACGGGAAGGATGGAGAAATGGTGTGGCAAAGCATGATGGAGCGCTCGACATCAAACTTAACATACCAAGCTTGGCGCCATGAGCCTGAG GTGGGTCCAATAGTGTATCGCAGCAAAACAATTTTCGAGGATGCCACTCCTGAGCTGGTGAGAGATTTTTTCTGGGATGATGAATTTCGGCCAAAATGGGATCCTATGCTTGTATATGTCAAAATATTGGAAGAATGCCATGATACAGGAATGATGATTGTCCACTGGATTAAAAAG TTCCCTTTCTTCTGCAGTGATCGAGAGTATATAATTGGTCGAAGGATATGGGAATCAGGAAAAAGTAATTATTGTGTTACAAAG GGGTTGCCACATCCAGATTTACCAAAACGTGACAAGCCCAGGCGTGTAGATTTGTATTTCTCAAGCTGGGTTATCAAGCCAG TCGAATCACGTAAACTAGATGGTCATTTATCTGCATGCGAAGTCACACTTATTCACTGCGAGGACATGGGAATACCCAAGGATGTTGCCAAATTAGGTGTTCGTCATGGAATGTGGGGAACTGTCAAGAAACTACATGCAGGCTTCAGAGCCTATCAAAATGCTAGAAAATTTGACACATCATTATCCAGATGTGCTTTGATGGCAAGAATCACAATCAAAACTTCATGTGACGAAGGGACTGACCCTGTGGAACAAGCATCTGATGGCGAAGGAAAAAACGAGGTTGTAATAATGCAAACACCAAAAGATTCTCCTGGAATTGATTGGAAATGGGTGGCCATTGGTGGAACTGTTGCTCTCATTTGTGGACTTCGAACAGGATTGATAGGAAGAGCCTTGTTGGTCGGAGCAGGGCGTAGAATTGCTCGGAGACAAGCGAATCCAAGGTGA
- the LOC140961328 gene encoding prolyl 4-hydroxylase 1 isoform X3, with product MAASATRFIFALLTFVTVGMIIGALIQLAFIWRLEDSHGKSYWEDKEAAILRLGYVKPEIISWSPRVVLFHNFLSAEECDYLRAIARPRLHVSTVVDTRTGKGMKSSVRTSSGMFLTAEERRYPMIQAIEKRISVYSQVPVENGELIQVLRYEQNQLYRPHHDYFSDSFNLKRGGQRVATMLMYLSDNVEGGETYFPKAGSGECSCGGKVVPGLCVKPLKGDAVLFWSMGLDGQSDPNSIHGGCEVLSGEKWSATKWMRQQVTS from the exons ATGGCAGCGTCTGCCACGAGATTCATCTTCGCTCTCCTCACGTTTGTAACTGTGGGAATGATTATCG GAGCTTTGATCCAATTGGCATTTATTTGGAGGTTGGAGGATTCACATG GTAAATCCTATTGGGAAGACAAAGAAGCTGCGATTTTACGTCTTGGATAT gTCAAACCTGAAATAATTAGCTGGTCACCACGTGTTGTTTTATTTCATAACTTCTTAAGCGCAGAG GAATGTGATTATCTTAGAGCAATTGCAAGACCCCGCCTTCATGTTTCTACTGTTGTCGATACAAGAACTGGAAAG GGTATGAAGAGCAGTGTCAGAACAAGCTCCGGAATGTTTCTGACTGCTGAAGAGAGGAGGTATCCGATGATACAG GCAATCGAGAAACGAATTTCTGTATACTCTCAAGTACCAGTGGAAAATGGGGAGCTCATACAAGTGTTGAG GTATGAACAAAATCAGCTTTACAGGCCCCATCATGATTACTTTTCTGACTCT TTTAATTTGAAGCGCGGGGGTCAAAGAGTGGCAACAATGCTCATGTACCTGAGCGACAATGTCGAGGGGGGAGAAACGTACTTCCCAAAG GCTGGATCTGGTGAGTGCAGCTGTGGTGGAAAAGTGGTTCCAGGGTTATGTGTGAAACCACTTAAAGGAGATGCTGTACTTTTCTGGAGCATG GGGCTTGATGGACAATCTGATCCGAATAGCATACACGGTGGATGTGAAGTATTATCTGGAGAAAAATGGTCAGCCACAAAATGGATGAGACAGCAAGTTACTTCCTGA
- the LOC140961328 gene encoding prolyl 4-hydroxylase 1 isoform X2, translated as MAASATRFIFALLTFVTVGMIIGIGYSLGRIQSLNRGSLELARGKSYWEDKEAAILRLGYVKPEIISWSPRVVLFHNFLSAEECDYLRAIARPRLHVSTVVDTRTGKGMKSSVRTSSGMFLTAEERRYPMIQAIEKRISVYSQVPVENGELIQVLRYEQNQLYRPHHDYFSDSFNLKRGGQRVATMLMYLSDNVEGGETYFPKAGSGECSCGGKVVPGLCVKPLKGDAVLFWSMGLDGQSDPNSIHGGCEVLSGEKWSATKWMRQQVTS; from the exons ATGGCAGCGTCTGCCACGAGATTCATCTTCGCTCTCCTCACGTTTGTAACTGTGGGAATGATTATCG GAATTGGGTATTCTTTAGGAAGAATTCAAAGTCTGAACAGAGGCAGTCTTGAACTTGCTAGAG GTAAATCCTATTGGGAAGACAAAGAAGCTGCGATTTTACGTCTTGGATAT gTCAAACCTGAAATAATTAGCTGGTCACCACGTGTTGTTTTATTTCATAACTTCTTAAGCGCAGAG GAATGTGATTATCTTAGAGCAATTGCAAGACCCCGCCTTCATGTTTCTACTGTTGTCGATACAAGAACTGGAAAG GGTATGAAGAGCAGTGTCAGAACAAGCTCCGGAATGTTTCTGACTGCTGAAGAGAGGAGGTATCCGATGATACAG GCAATCGAGAAACGAATTTCTGTATACTCTCAAGTACCAGTGGAAAATGGGGAGCTCATACAAGTGTTGAG GTATGAACAAAATCAGCTTTACAGGCCCCATCATGATTACTTTTCTGACTCT TTTAATTTGAAGCGCGGGGGTCAAAGAGTGGCAACAATGCTCATGTACCTGAGCGACAATGTCGAGGGGGGAGAAACGTACTTCCCAAAG GCTGGATCTGGTGAGTGCAGCTGTGGTGGAAAAGTGGTTCCAGGGTTATGTGTGAAACCACTTAAAGGAGATGCTGTACTTTTCTGGAGCATG GGGCTTGATGGACAATCTGATCCGAATAGCATACACGGTGGATGTGAAGTATTATCTGGAGAAAAATGGTCAGCCACAAAATGGATGAGACAGCAAGTTACTTCCTGA
- the LOC140961328 gene encoding prolyl 4-hydroxylase 1 isoform X1 has protein sequence MAASATRFIFALLTFVTVGMIIGALIQLAFIWRLEDSHGIGYSLGRIQSLNRGSLELARGKSYWEDKEAAILRLGYVKPEIISWSPRVVLFHNFLSAEECDYLRAIARPRLHVSTVVDTRTGKGMKSSVRTSSGMFLTAEERRYPMIQAIEKRISVYSQVPVENGELIQVLRYEQNQLYRPHHDYFSDSFNLKRGGQRVATMLMYLSDNVEGGETYFPKAGSGECSCGGKVVPGLCVKPLKGDAVLFWSMGLDGQSDPNSIHGGCEVLSGEKWSATKWMRQQVTS, from the exons ATGGCAGCGTCTGCCACGAGATTCATCTTCGCTCTCCTCACGTTTGTAACTGTGGGAATGATTATCG GAGCTTTGATCCAATTGGCATTTATTTGGAGGTTGGAGGATTCACATG GAATTGGGTATTCTTTAGGAAGAATTCAAAGTCTGAACAGAGGCAGTCTTGAACTTGCTAGAG GTAAATCCTATTGGGAAGACAAAGAAGCTGCGATTTTACGTCTTGGATAT gTCAAACCTGAAATAATTAGCTGGTCACCACGTGTTGTTTTATTTCATAACTTCTTAAGCGCAGAG GAATGTGATTATCTTAGAGCAATTGCAAGACCCCGCCTTCATGTTTCTACTGTTGTCGATACAAGAACTGGAAAG GGTATGAAGAGCAGTGTCAGAACAAGCTCCGGAATGTTTCTGACTGCTGAAGAGAGGAGGTATCCGATGATACAG GCAATCGAGAAACGAATTTCTGTATACTCTCAAGTACCAGTGGAAAATGGGGAGCTCATACAAGTGTTGAG GTATGAACAAAATCAGCTTTACAGGCCCCATCATGATTACTTTTCTGACTCT TTTAATTTGAAGCGCGGGGGTCAAAGAGTGGCAACAATGCTCATGTACCTGAGCGACAATGTCGAGGGGGGAGAAACGTACTTCCCAAAG GCTGGATCTGGTGAGTGCAGCTGTGGTGGAAAAGTGGTTCCAGGGTTATGTGTGAAACCACTTAAAGGAGATGCTGTACTTTTCTGGAGCATG GGGCTTGATGGACAATCTGATCCGAATAGCATACACGGTGGATGTGAAGTATTATCTGGAGAAAAATGGTCAGCCACAAAATGGATGAGACAGCAAGTTACTTCCTGA